In Streptomyces sp. NBC_00704, a genomic segment contains:
- a CDS encoding RICIN domain-containing protein: MPTPQPPLPPYPPPGGGPGESDETLAAGTRGGADSEVAQSTAMLIARHWRPVHDYAVICLASSGSAASMLTTAVFHQVFDRLKLGEPGTALRPRLLVTVRDTARLWSADEALSGVLPVLRKPAGARGMRTSQSMTPDNRVLAERSFQGLPAVARCVLWHVEVEAEPVTVAAGLLGMDADTVAAVLDEARDKLREGVVRAHRELAPSKDCRFYNRLLDVPIRRGGELLPDVRQHLDECRYCRSAAEQLGHFESGLGVLLAEAVLGWGARRYHDTRPGRAGQQTVRLKGSARHRGGGGTRGRGGGLLARIPSPRRRASGAGPSPRALFTGVGLASAGLLTTLLAAGMWSDDGGADPAASTSGSAPGTDSQAASASPGAPGTAQLPAPPRQTRLRSAATDLCLDIRGEARTGAAVQMAACSSEETQAWSYGDDGQLRSAARSDLCVDSHADAGVVILGACADASDARGEDVRYDLTVQGELLPRWDDALALAPAGEEAGADVVVKVRDHSTAQRWLTDVASAAPGSLAVTGTDAPPSARPVGLPDGTA; this comes from the coding sequence TGCCCACCCCTCAGCCTCCCCTTCCGCCCTACCCCCCGCCCGGTGGGGGACCCGGAGAATCCGACGAGACTCTCGCCGCCGGGACACGCGGCGGCGCGGACAGCGAGGTGGCCCAGTCCACCGCCATGCTGATCGCCCGGCACTGGCGGCCGGTGCACGACTACGCGGTCATCTGCCTAGCCTCCTCCGGGAGCGCCGCGTCCATGCTCACCACGGCCGTCTTCCACCAGGTCTTCGACCGGCTCAAGCTGGGCGAGCCGGGCACCGCGCTGCGCCCCCGGCTGCTGGTGACGGTGCGGGACACGGCCCGGCTGTGGTCCGCCGACGAGGCGCTGTCGGGCGTCCTGCCCGTGCTGCGCAAGCCCGCGGGCGCCCGGGGCATGCGCACCTCGCAGTCCATGACCCCGGACAACCGGGTGCTGGCGGAGCGCTCCTTCCAGGGGCTTCCCGCGGTGGCCCGCTGCGTCCTGTGGCACGTGGAGGTCGAGGCCGAGCCGGTCACCGTCGCCGCCGGGCTGCTCGGCATGGACGCCGACACCGTGGCCGCCGTCCTCGACGAGGCGCGGGACAAGCTCCGCGAGGGCGTGGTGCGCGCCCACCGCGAACTCGCCCCGAGCAAGGACTGCCGCTTCTACAACCGGCTCCTCGACGTCCCCATCCGCCGCGGCGGCGAACTGCTGCCGGACGTGCGGCAGCACCTGGACGAGTGCCGCTACTGCCGTTCCGCCGCCGAGCAGCTCGGCCACTTCGAGAGCGGCCTCGGCGTGCTGCTCGCCGAGGCCGTGCTCGGCTGGGGAGCCCGCCGCTACCACGACACCCGCCCCGGGCGGGCCGGGCAGCAGACCGTCCGGCTCAAGGGCTCCGCCCGCCATCGTGGCGGCGGCGGCACGCGCGGCCGGGGCGGCGGTCTGCTCGCCCGCATTCCCTCGCCGCGCCGCCGGGCGTCCGGAGCGGGACCCTCGCCGCGGGCGCTGTTCACCGGCGTCGGCCTGGCCTCGGCCGGACTGCTGACGACGCTGCTCGCCGCCGGCATGTGGTCGGACGACGGCGGCGCCGACCCCGCCGCCTCCACCAGCGGCAGCGCCCCCGGAACCGACTCGCAGGCGGCCAGCGCCTCGCCGGGAGCCCCGGGCACCGCCCAGCTGCCGGCTCCGCCCCGGCAGACCAGGCTGCGCAGCGCGGCCACCGACCTGTGCCTGGACATCCGGGGCGAGGCGCGGACCGGGGCCGCCGTCCAGATGGCGGCCTGCTCGTCCGAGGAGACGCAGGCGTGGTCGTACGGCGACGACGGGCAACTGCGCAGCGCGGCCCGTTCCGACCTGTGCGTGGACTCGCACGCGGACGCCGGGGTCGTGATCCTCGGCGCGTGCGCCGACGCCTCCGACGCCCGCGGTGAGGACGTCCGCTACGACCTCACCGTGCAGGGCGAGTTGCTGCCCCGCTGGGACGACGCGCTGGCGCTCGCCCCGGCCGGCGAGGAGGCGGGCGCCGACGTCGTCGTCAAGGTGCGCGACCACTCCACCGCCCAGCGCTGGCTGACCGACGTCGCCTCCGCGGCTCCCGGTTCGCTCGCCGTCACCGGCACGGACGCCCCGCCGTCGGCCCGACCGGTCGGTCTCCCGGACGGCACGGCCTGA